In Vibrio sp. JC009, a single window of DNA contains:
- a CDS encoding DUF2892 domain-containing protein — protein MTIDNGVRVLAGSMVLLSVILTATVHEYFVWLTVFVGLNLIQSAFTGICPAVAILKKMGLSES, from the coding sequence ATGACAATTGATAATGGAGTTCGGGTGTTGGCAGGAAGCATGGTGCTTTTGTCTGTGATTCTGACCGCCACCGTTCACGAGTACTTTGTCTGGTTGACCGTGTTTGTCGGCTTAAACCTTATCCAGAGTGCTTTTACCGGTATCTGCCCTGCTGTAGCCATACTGAAAAAAATGGGCTTGAGCGAAAGTTAG
- a CDS encoding efflux RND transporter permease subunit — protein MKKELKANVVQKVMNSFFPPILILLALVIGAASLWLTPKEEDPQIIVPMADVLIQAPGLSARQVEKQVTEPLEKLLSQIDGVEYVYSSSMRGAAQVIVRYFVGEQREDALIKLYNKLYSNQDKIPSTVSNWMVKPVEIDDVPIVIASLYSTKPEQIGTYELRRIAEQATHRLKALDSTNVVKVTGGQPRTVEVALDASSMAGRRTSIEDLRNAFALTHTKQESGLIHQSGNVYQLESGQFFQNAEDLSRLVVNVVDGKPVYLQDVATITDGPEEPQTDTWFQYGPSEGEPSEVYPAVFISVAKQKGSNAVAVSESILHELEQIRQTQLPDGVEISIIRDYGQTASDKVTNLVSSLGIAILTVVVFVGLFLNWRSALVVGIAIPISYGAALGMDLAFGYSINRVTLFALILALGLIVDDPIASIDNIERYLKRKDLSRTKAIVMAMAEIRSALLMSTVAIVIVFTPMFFITGMMGPYMAPLAFNVPVSVIFSTFVAFMITPWLAKKILRAAEDKGAYDVKTTLLYKWYQKLLTPLLNSRGKSWGFLGIVALLFFAAAMLPAMRLVPLKLLPYDNKNEFQIVLNMPEKASFVETSNVLKSFSDYLVTVPEVTSVSGFSGVASPMDFNGMVRHYFMRSLPNQGELRIVLAEKDRRHHQSHEIVTRLRNDLEAIAAQNGADIQLVEMPPGPPVISTIAAEVYGKETTSYTRLQQQAQIVADRLKREEFVSEVDTSIQGEYETWQFIVDHEKAALSGVSVYDVNQTISAANKGFVLANLKAERELNELPITIRLANQNRDDLNELLSLYVRGQAGISKQLVNGALVDAPQPLVQLSEIGRFVKHKADQPIYHKNLKPVVYVYAETSGRVPGEIIADVLADHDGESSDKRVPLSERHYFNNGAGDAWSVGDDISVVWSGEGEWKITVDVFRDLGIAYGAALLGVFIVMLVQTGLPAVSGIIMLAIPLTVIGIMPGFWLLDSLSSEINGYPNPALFTATAMIGMIALAGIVVRNSLVLIEFIQQSLAAGMPLNEALIQSGAVRMRPILLTAGTTLLGNVVITLDPIFNGLAWAIIFGIAASTVFTLFVIPVVYNMAYKNVEGHGLPLQEEEEA, from the coding sequence ATGAAAAAAGAATTGAAAGCCAACGTTGTCCAAAAAGTGATGAACAGTTTTTTTCCTCCCATTCTTATTCTGCTGGCGCTGGTTATCGGCGCCGCATCCCTCTGGCTAACGCCTAAGGAAGAGGATCCTCAGATCATCGTGCCTATGGCGGATGTTTTGATTCAGGCTCCTGGTCTTAGCGCACGACAGGTAGAAAAACAGGTCACAGAACCGTTAGAAAAGCTTCTGAGCCAAATTGATGGTGTGGAGTATGTTTACTCCTCTTCTATGAGAGGCGCTGCTCAGGTTATTGTCAGATATTTCGTTGGTGAGCAGCGCGAAGATGCGCTGATCAAGCTTTATAACAAGCTCTATTCCAATCAGGACAAAATACCGTCTACCGTCAGCAACTGGATGGTAAAACCGGTTGAAATTGATGATGTGCCAATTGTTATCGCCTCTCTTTATTCCACTAAGCCTGAGCAAATCGGTACCTATGAATTAAGACGTATTGCAGAGCAGGCAACACACAGGCTCAAAGCGCTGGACAGCACCAATGTTGTTAAAGTAACAGGTGGTCAGCCAAGAACGGTTGAAGTGGCTCTTGATGCTTCTTCAATGGCTGGCCGTAGAACCAGCATTGAAGATCTGAGAAATGCTTTCGCGCTGACTCATACGAAACAGGAGTCCGGGTTAATTCATCAGTCCGGTAATGTTTATCAGCTGGAATCCGGCCAGTTTTTCCAAAACGCAGAAGATCTGAGCAGACTGGTGGTGAATGTTGTGGATGGTAAGCCTGTCTATCTGCAGGATGTGGCAACCATTACCGACGGTCCGGAAGAGCCTCAGACCGATACCTGGTTTCAGTATGGTCCGTCAGAAGGCGAGCCAAGTGAGGTCTATCCGGCGGTATTTATCTCTGTTGCCAAACAGAAAGGCTCAAATGCTGTAGCGGTTTCAGAAAGTATTTTGCATGAACTGGAGCAGATAAGGCAGACTCAGTTGCCCGATGGCGTTGAAATCAGCATTATCCGGGACTACGGCCAGACTGCAAGTGACAAGGTAACTAATTTGGTGTCCAGTCTGGGTATCGCTATCCTGACCGTTGTGGTCTTTGTGGGGCTATTCCTGAACTGGCGAAGCGCACTGGTGGTCGGGATCGCGATTCCAATCAGTTATGGCGCGGCTTTAGGTATGGACCTAGCCTTTGGCTATTCAATCAACAGGGTAACGCTGTTCGCGTTAATCCTGGCTCTGGGCTTAATTGTTGATGACCCGATTGCCAGTATCGATAACATAGAGCGCTATCTGAAAAGAAAAGATCTTTCCCGTACCAAAGCTATCGTTATGGCGATGGCGGAAATCCGCAGCGCGCTGTTGATGTCGACGGTAGCCATTGTCATCGTATTTACCCCTATGTTCTTTATTACCGGAATGATGGGGCCTTATATGGCACCTCTGGCATTTAACGTTCCTGTGAGTGTTATTTTCAGTACCTTTGTTGCCTTTATGATCACGCCCTGGCTGGCGAAGAAGATTCTCAGAGCTGCGGAAGATAAAGGTGCCTACGATGTTAAAACCACGCTTTTGTATAAGTGGTATCAGAAATTGCTGACCCCGCTGTTAAACAGCAGGGGAAAAAGCTGGGGCTTCCTTGGGATTGTGGCACTGCTGTTTTTTGCTGCGGCCATGCTGCCGGCTATGCGTCTTGTTCCGCTAAAACTGTTGCCGTATGACAATAAAAACGAATTTCAGATAGTGCTGAATATGCCTGAGAAGGCGAGCTTTGTTGAAACTTCAAATGTTCTTAAATCGTTTTCTGATTATCTGGTAACCGTACCTGAAGTCACCTCGGTATCCGGGTTCTCAGGTGTCGCTTCGCCTATGGACTTTAACGGAATGGTTCGTCATTACTTTATGCGCTCTCTTCCTAATCAGGGGGAGTTGCGAATCGTGCTGGCAGAAAAAGACCGACGTCATCATCAGTCTCATGAAATTGTTACCCGCCTGAGAAATGATTTAGAAGCAATCGCTGCACAAAATGGCGCAGATATTCAGCTGGTTGAAATGCCACCCGGACCTCCGGTGATCTCAACCATTGCGGCGGAAGTGTATGGTAAGGAAACGACCTCTTACACCAGATTGCAACAGCAGGCTCAGATCGTTGCCGACAGACTGAAACGCGAAGAGTTTGTCTCAGAAGTCGATACCTCCATTCAGGGTGAGTATGAGACCTGGCAGTTTATTGTTGACCATGAAAAAGCGGCGCTTTCTGGTGTTTCTGTTTATGACGTCAATCAGACGATCTCTGCCGCAAACAAGGGCTTTGTTCTGGCAAACCTTAAGGCGGAACGCGAACTCAATGAACTTCCGATTACTATTCGCTTAGCAAATCAAAACAGAGACGATCTCAATGAGCTGCTTTCTTTATATGTTCGCGGTCAGGCGGGGATCAGCAAGCAGTTGGTTAACGGAGCCCTTGTGGACGCACCACAGCCTTTGGTTCAGCTTTCTGAAATCGGCCGCTTTGTAAAACACAAAGCCGATCAGCCGATTTACCACAAAAACCTGAAACCTGTCGTTTATGTCTATGCTGAAACCTCGGGCAGGGTACCTGGTGAAATTATTGCCGATGTACTGGCCGATCATGATGGCGAGTCTTCAGATAAACGTGTGCCGTTAAGTGAACGCCACTACTTCAATAACGGGGCAGGAGACGCCTGGTCTGTGGGTGATGATATCAGCGTTGTCTGGAGCGGCGAGGGTGAATGGAAGATCACTGTGGACGTATTCCGTGATTTAGGTATCGCCTATGGCGCGGCGTTGCTTGGCGTATTTATTGTCATGCTGGTGCAAACCGGCCTGCCTGCTGTGTCCGGGATTATCATGCTGGCTATTCCGTTAACCGTTATCGGCATTATGCCCGGTTTCTGGTTGCTGGATTCGTTAAGCAGCGAAATTAATGGGTATCCGAACCCTGCGCTGTTCACCGCCACAGCTATGATTGGCATGATCGCACTTGCCGGTATTGTGGTGCGTAACTCTCTGGTCCTTATTGAGTTTATCCAGCAGTCGCTTGCGGCCGGGATGCCACTGAATGAAGCTCTGATTCAGTCAGGAGCAGTAAGGATGCGGCCAATCTTACTGACAGCAGGGACAACACTACTTGGTAATGTGGTCATTACGCTGGATCCTATCTTTAACGGGCTGGCGTGGGCGATTATTTTCGGTATTGCTGCATCCACAGTGTTTACCTTGTTTGTTATTCCGGTTGTGTACAACATGGCTTATAAAAACGTTGAAGGGCATGGCCTGCCGCTTCAAGAGGAGGAAGAAGCATGA
- a CDS encoding YeeE/YedE family protein, with the protein MGFTVPWDSLFGGVLLGISATLLLLVNGKIAGISGVLTGLLTPKTKDYSWRLLFFIGMISGGMAGVYFFGAEIPTEFAATPAMIALAGLLVGIGTKLGNGCTSGHGICGIGRLSVRSIVATCVFMLVAGMTVFVRLHLI; encoded by the coding sequence ATGGGCTTTACTGTTCCCTGGGATTCGTTGTTTGGTGGTGTGCTTTTGGGGATCTCGGCCACATTGTTATTGTTGGTGAATGGCAAAATTGCCGGTATAAGCGGTGTTCTTACCGGGCTTTTAACGCCAAAGACGAAGGATTATTCATGGCGTTTACTGTTTTTTATCGGAATGATCTCCGGTGGTATGGCCGGTGTGTATTTCTTTGGCGCTGAAATTCCAACCGAATTTGCAGCCACTCCGGCTATGATCGCACTTGCAGGTTTGCTGGTGGGTATCGGAACCAAATTAGGTAACGGATGTACAAGCGGACACGGGATCTGTGGTATCGGCCGTCTGTCTGTACGCTCCATTGTCGCAACCTGTGTTTTTATGCTGGTTGCAGGAATGACCGTTTTTGTTCGTCTACACCTAATCTGA
- a CDS encoding metalloregulator ArsR/SmtB family transcription factor — MDIAQMQTNANEVSELLKTMAHPERLMVLCQLTQGEVGAGKLQEGSTLSQSAFSQHLTVLKKHNLVTVRKESQQVFYSLADERVAHLLQNLHVIFCR; from the coding sequence ATGGACATAGCTCAAATGCAGACCAATGCTAATGAAGTATCTGAATTGCTAAAAACGATGGCCCATCCGGAACGGCTGATGGTTCTTTGTCAACTGACACAGGGTGAAGTAGGGGCGGGTAAGCTTCAGGAAGGCTCAACGCTGAGCCAGTCGGCTTTTTCTCAGCATCTTACGGTGTTGAAAAAGCACAACCTTGTTACTGTTCGCAAGGAATCACAACAGGTTTTCTATTCTCTGGCGGATGAGCGTGTTGCTCATCTGCTGCAAAATTTACATGTGATTTTTTGTCGCTGA
- a CDS encoding FAD-dependent oxidoreductase, whose protein sequence is MTKIVIVGGVAGGASAAARARRLSEDAEIIMFERGMFVSFANCGLPYHIGGDITERADLLLQTPESFLARFNVDVRIMNEVVSVDKEAKSVTVRNVLDGSEYTESYDFLLLSPGAGPIVPPIPGIENPLTHSLRNIPDMDKILNTIRMNRPEHATVVGGGFIGLEMMEAFHQLGIKTTLVELADQVMTPVDREMAGFAHEEIKEHGVDLKLGVALEAVEYVQEPHVPNMETGESNKYAHIQGHLDLTLSSGEKIQTEILVMAIGVRPEIKLAQEAGLKIGDLGGIWTTPGMQTSDPSIYAVGDAVEEADFVTGNPTLVPLAGPANRQGRMAADNMLGREETYQGTQGTAICKIFDLAVASTGKNEKTLKREGIPYKKVYVHTASHASYYPGAEVVSFKMLYCPETKKILGAQAAGKDGVDKRIDIMAVAQRAGMTIEQLQHLELTYAPPFGSAKDVINQAAFVANNIEKGDSKAIHFDELDSLTDNQIVLDVRTPEEIEEFGTLEGAINIPVDVLRHRMNELPKDKEIIILCAVGLRGNVAYRQLANNGYQARNVIGGYRTYRFAKA, encoded by the coding sequence ATGACAAAAATAGTAATAGTGGGCGGTGTTGCCGGTGGTGCATCAGCAGCAGCCCGTGCTCGCCGTTTAAGTGAAGACGCAGAAATCATTATGTTTGAACGAGGAATGTTCGTTTCGTTTGCCAACTGTGGCCTTCCATATCATATCGGTGGCGATATTACAGAAAGAGCGGATCTGCTTCTTCAGACTCCAGAAAGCTTCCTGGCACGATTCAACGTTGATGTCCGGATAATGAATGAAGTGGTTTCTGTTGATAAAGAAGCAAAATCTGTCACGGTAAGAAACGTATTAGACGGCAGTGAGTACACAGAGAGCTACGACTTTTTATTACTAAGCCCGGGCGCAGGCCCTATTGTTCCGCCAATTCCGGGAATCGAAAACCCACTGACGCATTCCCTGCGTAATATCCCGGACATGGATAAGATTCTGAACACCATCAGAATGAACCGCCCTGAGCACGCAACCGTGGTTGGTGGCGGCTTTATCGGCCTTGAGATGATGGAAGCCTTCCACCAGCTCGGGATTAAAACCACACTGGTTGAACTGGCAGATCAGGTAATGACTCCGGTTGACCGTGAAATGGCGGGCTTTGCTCATGAAGAAATTAAAGAGCATGGTGTTGACCTTAAACTGGGCGTGGCTCTTGAAGCGGTTGAGTACGTTCAGGAGCCCCATGTTCCTAACATGGAAACCGGTGAATCAAACAAGTATGCTCATATTCAGGGACATCTGGATCTGACATTAAGCAGCGGCGAGAAAATTCAGACAGAAATTCTGGTGATGGCTATCGGCGTACGCCCTGAAATTAAGCTGGCACAGGAAGCGGGCCTGAAAATCGGTGACCTGGGTGGTATCTGGACAACACCTGGTATGCAAACCAGCGATCCTAGCATCTATGCAGTGGGTGACGCTGTAGAAGAGGCTGACTTTGTAACTGGTAACCCAACCCTTGTTCCGCTTGCTGGCCCTGCAAACCGTCAGGGTCGTATGGCTGCCGATAATATGCTGGGTCGCGAAGAAACTTATCAGGGCACTCAGGGGACGGCTATTTGTAAGATCTTCGATCTGGCTGTTGCTTCAACGGGTAAGAATGAGAAAACCCTTAAGCGTGAAGGTATTCCTTATAAAAAGGTTTATGTACACACCGCCAGCCACGCAAGCTACTACCCTGGCGCAGAAGTAGTGTCATTTAAGATGCTTTACTGCCCGGAAACGAAGAAAATTCTTGGTGCTCAGGCCGCAGGTAAAGACGGTGTGGATAAGCGCATCGACATTATGGCCGTTGCTCAGCGCGCAGGAATGACTATCGAACAGCTTCAGCACCTGGAACTGACTTATGCTCCACCGTTCGGTAGTGCGAAAGATGTTATTAACCAGGCTGCGTTTGTCGCAAACAACATCGAAAAAGGCGACTCAAAGGCGATTCACTTTGATGAGCTTGATTCTCTGACTGACAACCAGATTGTTCTGGATGTACGAACTCCCGAAGAAATTGAAGAGTTCGGTACGCTTGAAGGTGCAATCAATATCCCTGTAGATGTGCTACGTCACCGCATGAACGAGCTGCCGAAGGATAAAGAGATCATTATTCTTTGCGCTGTTGGGTTACGTGGTAACGTGGCTTACCGTCAGCTGGCCAATAATGGCTACCAGGCTCGCAATGTGATTGGTGGTTACAGAACGTATCGATTCGCAAAAGCTTAA
- the nrdD gene encoding anaerobic ribonucleoside-triphosphate reductase — protein MKLVVIKRDGSRAPFTKERIIAAVESSATYIDSEVISYANSVAEKVESLLSDRYEVDIGEIQTLVENEMMQGPYKGMARAYIEYRHDRDIAREKKSALSQEIQGLIEQSNADLLNENANKDGKVIPTQRDLLAGIVAKHYAKTHILPRDIVQAHENGDIHYHDLDYAPFFPMFNCMLIDLRGMLTHGFKMGNAEIDTPKSISTATAVTAQIIAQVASHIYGGTTINGIDEILEPYVMASYDKHLEIAKEWDIHNPEAFATARTEKECYDAFQSLEYEVNTLHTANGQTPFVTFGFGLGTSWASKLIQASMLKNRIAGLGKNRKTAVFPKLVFAIKDGLNHKQSDPNYDIKQLALQCASKRMYPDILNYDKVVEVTGSFKTPMGCRSFLNPHEENGELVHDGRNNLGVVSLNLPRIAIKANGDEHKFYQLLDDKLQLARRALETRISRLETVKARVAPILYMEGACGVRLNPDDSVAEIFKNGRASISLGYIGIHETINALYKNSGHVYDEPELGEKAVEIVSFLKRAVESWKNETGYAFSLYGTPSENLCNRFCRIDTKEFGIIDGVTNKGYYTNSFHLDVEKKVNPYDKIDFELDYPPLSNGGFICYGEFPNMQQNIEALENVWDYSYSRVPYYGTNTPIDECYECGFEGEFECTSKGFTCPKCGNHDSTKVSVTRRVCGYLGSPDARPFNLGKQEEVMRRVKHL, from the coding sequence TTGAAACTAGTCGTTATCAAAAGGGATGGCTCCCGTGCGCCGTTTACTAAAGAGCGTATCATTGCAGCAGTGGAAAGCTCAGCGACTTATATTGATTCCGAAGTCATCTCCTACGCTAACTCTGTAGCGGAAAAGGTTGAATCTCTTCTATCAGACCGTTACGAAGTGGATATTGGCGAAATCCAGACACTGGTTGAAAACGAAATGATGCAGGGCCCATACAAGGGCATGGCTCGTGCGTATATCGAGTACCGTCACGATCGCGATATCGCCCGTGAGAAGAAAAGTGCACTTAGCCAGGAAATTCAGGGTCTGATTGAACAAAGCAACGCAGACCTTCTGAATGAGAATGCAAACAAAGACGGCAAGGTCATCCCGACCCAACGTGACCTGCTGGCGGGTATTGTGGCTAAGCACTATGCCAAAACCCACATTCTGCCAAGAGATATTGTACAAGCACACGAAAACGGTGATATCCACTATCACGATTTGGACTACGCACCATTCTTCCCTATGTTTAACTGTATGCTTATCGACCTTCGCGGCATGCTTACACACGGCTTTAAAATGGGCAACGCTGAGATTGATACTCCTAAGTCTATCTCTACAGCAACAGCCGTTACGGCACAGATTATCGCTCAGGTAGCATCTCACATTTATGGTGGCACAACCATTAACGGTATTGATGAGATCCTTGAGCCATACGTAATGGCGAGCTACGACAAGCACCTTGAAATTGCAAAAGAGTGGGATATCCATAACCCTGAAGCCTTTGCAACTGCGCGCACCGAGAAAGAGTGTTACGACGCATTCCAGTCTCTGGAATATGAAGTAAACACGCTGCACACTGCAAACGGTCAGACTCCTTTCGTTACCTTCGGCTTTGGCCTTGGTACAAGCTGGGCATCAAAGCTTATCCAGGCATCCATGCTGAAAAACCGTATTGCCGGACTGGGTAAAAACCGTAAGACAGCGGTATTCCCTAAGCTTGTGTTTGCAATTAAAGACGGACTGAACCATAAGCAGTCTGATCCAAACTATGATATCAAGCAACTGGCGCTACAGTGTGCCTCTAAGAGAATGTATCCGGATATTCTTAACTACGACAAAGTGGTTGAAGTAACGGGTTCATTTAAGACGCCTATGGGCTGCCGAAGCTTCCTGAACCCTCATGAGGAGAACGGTGAGTTAGTTCATGATGGTCGTAACAACCTGGGTGTAGTCAGCCTGAACCTTCCTCGTATTGCGATCAAGGCAAACGGTGACGAGCATAAGTTCTACCAGCTTCTTGATGACAAGCTGCAGCTTGCGCGCCGTGCACTGGAAACGCGTATCAGCCGTCTGGAAACGGTTAAAGCGCGTGTTGCACCTATCCTTTATATGGAAGGGGCGTGTGGTGTACGTCTGAACCCGGATGACTCTGTGGCTGAAATCTTCAAAAATGGCCGTGCATCGATTTCTCTTGGTTACATCGGCATCCACGAAACGATTAATGCGCTGTACAAAAACTCTGGCCACGTATATGACGAGCCAGAGCTGGGTGAAAAAGCGGTTGAGATTGTTAGCTTCCTTAAGCGTGCGGTTGAATCGTGGAAGAACGAAACAGGCTATGCGTTCAGCCTTTACGGCACGCCAAGTGAAAACCTGTGTAACCGCTTCTGCCGTATCGACACCAAAGAGTTTGGTATTATCGACGGCGTAACAAATAAAGGTTACTACACAAACAGCTTCCACCTGGATGTTGAGAAAAAGGTTAACCCTTACGATAAGATCGATTTTGAACTGGATTATCCGCCATTATCAAACGGTGGCTTTATCTGCTACGGCGAGTTCCCGAATATGCAGCAGAACATTGAAGCGCTGGAAAACGTATGGGACTACAGCTACAGCCGTGTACCTTACTACGGCACAAACACGCCAATTGATGAGTGTTACGAATGTGGCTTTGAAGGCGAGTTCGAATGTACCAGCAAGGGCTTTACCTGTCCTAAGTGTGGCAACCATGACTCAACCAAGGTCTCAGTAACACGCCGCGTATGTGGTTATCTGGGTAGTCCTGATGCACGACCTTTCAACCTGGGTAAGCAAGAAGAAGTGATGCGCCGGGTGAAACATCTGTAA
- a CDS encoding ASCH domain-containing protein, with protein MNQVQQKFLDAYLDSLTPSQRERHSKQVADCFCADEENANICAQLILAGEKTATCSMKHWYENGQEEMPKVGDIMVVTDWNGNPTSIIETTEVSVCKFSEVTAEFAASEGEGDKSLEWWRKAHWEFFSDECEKEGIAVSEDMLLVLERFKVVYL; from the coding sequence GTGAACCAAGTACAGCAAAAATTTCTCGATGCCTATTTAGACAGTCTGACGCCTTCGCAAAGAGAAAGGCATAGCAAACAGGTAGCGGATTGCTTTTGTGCAGACGAAGAGAACGCCAACATCTGTGCCCAATTGATCCTGGCTGGTGAGAAAACCGCAACCTGCAGTATGAAACACTGGTACGAAAACGGTCAGGAAGAGATGCCAAAAGTCGGGGATATAATGGTAGTAACCGACTGGAATGGTAATCCAACATCAATTATAGAAACGACAGAAGTTTCGGTATGTAAGTTCTCTGAAGTAACCGCTGAATTCGCAGCATCTGAAGGTGAGGGAGACAAATCTTTAGAATGGTGGAGAAAAGCGCACTGGGAATTCTTTAGCGATGAGTGTGAAAAAGAAGGCATAGCTGTCAGTGAAGATATGCTGTTGGTTCTTGAGCGGTTTAAAGTTGTTTATTTGTAA
- a CDS encoding YeeE/YedE family protein: MFRLVSLFAGVLFGMGMAISGMVDPVNVIAFLDVAGNWSADLAFVMGGALAVFMPAYLLIIKPRKKPMIAEEFCLANNKKIDFRLIAGAATFGIGWGLVGICPGPAVASLAAGNGGVVLFFATMMVGLGATNLMICIAKNRQVTAESV; this comes from the coding sequence ATGTTTCGTTTAGTATCGCTTTTTGCCGGCGTTTTATTTGGTATGGGAATGGCAATCTCCGGAATGGTAGACCCTGTTAATGTGATTGCCTTTCTGGATGTCGCGGGCAACTGGTCTGCGGATCTTGCTTTTGTTATGGGTGGCGCGCTTGCGGTGTTTATGCCAGCTTATCTGTTGATTATTAAGCCACGCAAAAAGCCTATGATCGCTGAAGAGTTTTGTCTGGCAAACAACAAAAAAATCGATTTCCGCCTGATTGCCGGAGCTGCAACATTCGGCATAGGCTGGGGACTGGTTGGTATCTGTCCGGGACCGGCAGTGGCTTCTCTCGCCGCAGGAAATGGAGGCGTTGTGCTTTTCTTTGCAACCATGATGGTGGGGCTGGGCGCAACTAATTTAATGATTTGTATCGCAAAAAACCGCCAGGTGACAGCAGAGTCGGTTTAG
- a CDS encoding efflux RND transporter periplasmic adaptor subunit encodes MKTSKLFLGVVLFSILGVLFLYMAGFFTEKLPEQRIVKLSDLQGAKVHVLEEQMIPLKTSYTGTVVADQKATVSARLTAKVAEVLVDVGDMVKQGDVLMRLESRDLDARVKQTEQSLSSAQARLNAARKEYKRVKELVLKKLLSQSEFDRAESELRTAQANFRQAEATVVEAETTYGFSVITAPFDGQVTQRPVNLGDTATPGMELLRMYNPATLQLETSISESQIKNVRLGTELEYSIPTHSLNGKGKVVEISPAADANSRSFIVKLSMDSDQTIYPGSYGKVTLTAGEVSGVILPGDAIYQVGQLDYVKIVEDDQVKRRLVQLGKNNIVRKGVSAGDKLLLNPLTY; translated from the coding sequence ATGAAGACGTCAAAACTTTTTTTAGGTGTCGTTTTATTTTCTATTCTTGGCGTACTTTTCCTGTATATGGCGGGCTTCTTTACTGAAAAGCTGCCGGAGCAGAGAATCGTAAAACTTTCTGATCTGCAGGGCGCAAAAGTTCATGTTCTTGAAGAGCAGATGATCCCGCTAAAAACTTCATATACCGGCACCGTAGTGGCGGACCAGAAAGCCACAGTGTCAGCCAGGTTGACGGCGAAAGTCGCAGAAGTCCTTGTGGACGTGGGCGACATGGTTAAACAGGGTGATGTACTTATGAGGCTGGAGAGCCGGGATCTGGATGCAAGGGTTAAGCAGACAGAGCAGAGCCTCTCCTCGGCGCAAGCCAGGCTAAACGCTGCACGTAAAGAGTACAAAAGAGTGAAAGAGCTGGTGTTAAAGAAACTCTTGTCACAATCTGAGTTTGACCGCGCTGAAAGTGAGCTAAGAACGGCTCAGGCTAATTTCAGACAAGCGGAAGCGACGGTTGTAGAAGCCGAGACAACCTATGGATTTAGTGTTATCACAGCGCCATTTGATGGTCAGGTGACGCAACGTCCGGTAAATCTTGGTGATACGGCGACGCCGGGGATGGAACTTCTGCGTATGTACAATCCCGCCACGCTTCAGCTGGAAACCAGTATCTCTGAAAGTCAGATCAAAAATGTAAGGCTTGGAACAGAGCTGGAATATTCTATCCCCACACACAGTTTAAACGGTAAAGGGAAGGTTGTAGAAATATCACCGGCGGCTGATGCAAACTCCCGCAGCTTTATTGTGAAGCTGTCTATGGACAGCGATCAGACCATCTATCCCGGCTCCTATGGCAAAGTAACACTTACTGCCGGTGAAGTCAGTGGTGTTATTTTACCCGGTGACGCCATTTATCAGGTTGGTCAGCTTGATTACGTCAAAATTGTTGAGGATGATCAGGTGAAAAGGCGTTTGGTTCAGCTGGGGAAAAACAATATCGTCAGAAAAGGCGTTTCAGCAGGAGACAAATTGTTACTTAATCCGTTAACTTATTAA